Proteins encoded by one window of Pseudochaenichthys georgianus chromosome 9, fPseGeo1.2, whole genome shotgun sequence:
- the LOC117452079 gene encoding LOW QUALITY PROTEIN: coiled-coil domain-containing protein 42-like (The sequence of the model RefSeq protein was modified relative to this genomic sequence to represent the inferred CDS: inserted 1 base in 1 codon), with protein MNLSYEKILRDQATECSEGAERERKEVFHLDAEHERLVVELAEELQSKQERERQLVKLRPYAVSFERAAKLTKFKDAKSLADHMENLLRIRESLLQQDLKKREKYDELRRTLQSNQEQHRLMRLQKNYELSQMEVEHEKARSEVLERERKWNQIQETASKXTLLLGQIKMATLNLYEMTCQDEKADEAVDINNTEKQLDQVKTFIQDSDDMVKQYQTSSQRQDGKKRDKTSFPSHRKKRLQSNLLL; from the exons ATGAACCTCAGCTATGAGAAGATTCTCAGG GACCAGGCTACTGAATGTTCAGAGGgagcagagagggagaggaaagagGTTTTTCATCTGGATGCAGAGCATGAGAGGCTGGTGGTGGAGTTAGCTGAAGAGCTGCAGAGCAAACAGGAGCGAGAGCGCCAGCTAGTGAAACTCAGACCGTACGCTGTGAGCTTCGAGCGGGCGGCCAAGTTGACCAAG tttaAGGACGCAAAGAGCCTCGCAGATCATATGGAGAACCTTCTCCGAATTCGAGAGAGTCTCCTTCAGCAGGACCTGAAGAAGCGTGAGAAGTATGACGAGCTGAGGAGAACCCTGCAGTCAAATCAAGAACAGCATCGCCTCATGCGTCTGCAGAAGAACTACGAGCTGTCCcagatggaggtggagcatGAGAAAGCGCGCTCTGAAGTTCTGGAAAGG gagaggaagtGGAACCAGATTCAGGAAACCGCATCAA ACACACTTCTCCTGGGACAAATCAAGATGGCGACACTCAACCTCTACGAAATGACGTGTCAAGACGAAAAAGCAGATGAAGCGGTTGATATAAACAACACAGAGAAACAGCTGGACCAG GTTAAGACGTTCATTCAAGACAGCGACGACATGGTCAAACAATATCAGACTTCTTCACAGAGACAAGATGGAAAGAAAAGAGACAAAACGAGCTTTCCAAGTCACCGTAAAAAAAGGCTTCAAAGTAACCTTTTACTATGA
- the iqcd gene encoding dynein regulatory complex protein 10 isoform X1 — translation MTRLVHICDSMSAKRSTVLGKTKTQLEEAPENNEVPQRKPLSLEAKRIFNMLENCISGVEFVAMLPALLQLNSLSSVVDKDLSMALQEHQLLEKRLETFECLMQGSDGEQGREVSKAMAGLEKDIKNSLRDLLRLAKAHPDAISGLKAELGKTLAVGESEYKLITGLEKFQSCVVETLLTSVEEDLHDQLDLQKSSYQNHRLEVLALEQEKQAIFMEQQDAEIFEKKEEIKRCQGFLEVNKRRKAGISLLPGQQSQHTASKMKKAGKTQAIDQPNILLSKLIFENRQAERVIQEKIEKVETEIENLLYTFDAEMEEKQAKLDLNRMYYEKEDGELKTLEKLFSVLEVECNQIKEKRRLAAEKRMLEAKELELKTKAAIMAQAWWRGYSTRKALKNKGKSKKAKKGKGKKTK, via the exons ATGACCCGGCTAGTGCACATCTG TGACAGTATGTCTGCAAAGAGGTCCACAGTGCTGGGAAAGACAAAGACCCAATTAGAAGAAGCTCCAGAGAACAATGAAGTGCCACAGAGGAAGCCGCTCTCCCTTGAAGCGAAACGCATCTTCAACATGTTGGAAAACTGCATTAGTGGAGTTGAGTTTGTAGCAATGCTGCCTGCTCTCCTCCAGTTAAACAGTCTTTCTAGTGTGGTGGACAAGGACTTGAGTATGGCTCTTCAGGAGCATCAACTATTAGAAAAAAGACTGGAGACATTTGAATGTCTCATGCAGGGGTCAGACGGGGAACAAGGGAGAGAAGTTAGTAAGGCCATGGCTGGACTTGAGAAGGACATCAAGAATTCTTTGAGGGATCTGTTAAGGCTGGCAAAAGCCCATCCTGATGCCATTTCTGGTTTGAAGGCAGAGCTAGGTAAGACGCTCGCTGTAGGGGAGAGTGAGTACAAACTAATTACAGGGCTTGAGAAGTTTCAGAGCTGTGTGGTTGAAACGCTGCTGACCAGTGTGGAGGAGGATCTACATGATCAGCTGGATCTCCAAAAGTCTTCATACCAAAACCACCGTCTGGAGGTCCTAGCTTTAGAGCAAGAAAAACAAGCAATATTCATGGAGCAACAAGATGCAGAG ATCTTTGAGAAAAAGGAAGAAATCAAACGCTGCCAAGGTTTTCTGGAAGTTAACAAGAGACGTAAGGCAGGTATTTCACTTCTTCCGGGCCAGCAGAGCCAGCATACTGCATCAAAGATGAAGAAGGCCGGTAAAACACAAGCTATTGATCAACCGAACATTCTGCTCAGCAAGTTGATCTTTGAaaacagacaggcagagagagtaATCCAAGAG AAAATTGAAAAGGTGGAGACAGAAATTGAAAACTTGCTTTATACTTTTGACGCGGAAATGGAAGAAAAACAG GctaaactggatttgaacagaATGTATTATGAAAAGGAGGACGGGGAGCTGAAAACACTGGAGAAACTCTTCTCTGTCCTAGAAGTCGAGTGCAACCAGATCAAAGAGAAGCGTCGGCTGGCAGCAGAGAAGAGAATGTTGGAGGCGAAGGAGCTGGAGCTAAAGACCAAAGCTGCAATTATGGCACAAGCCTGGTGGAGAGGCTACAGTACTCGCAAGGCCTTAAAAAACAAGGGCAAAAGCAAGAAGGCCAAAAAAGGAAAAGGCAAAAAGACCAAATAA
- the iqcd gene encoding dynein regulatory complex protein 10 isoform X2, with product MSAKRSTVLGKTKTQLEEAPENNEVPQRKPLSLEAKRIFNMLENCISGVEFVAMLPALLQLNSLSSVVDKDLSMALQEHQLLEKRLETFECLMQGSDGEQGREVSKAMAGLEKDIKNSLRDLLRLAKAHPDAISGLKAELGKTLAVGESEYKLITGLEKFQSCVVETLLTSVEEDLHDQLDLQKSSYQNHRLEVLALEQEKQAIFMEQQDAEIFEKKEEIKRCQGFLEVNKRRKAGISLLPGQQSQHTASKMKKAGKTQAIDQPNILLSKLIFENRQAERVIQEKIEKVETEIENLLYTFDAEMEEKQAKLDLNRMYYEKEDGELKTLEKLFSVLEVECNQIKEKRRLAAEKRMLEAKELELKTKAAIMAQAWWRGYSTRKALKNKGKSKKAKKGKGKKTK from the exons ATGTCTGCAAAGAGGTCCACAGTGCTGGGAAAGACAAAGACCCAATTAGAAGAAGCTCCAGAGAACAATGAAGTGCCACAGAGGAAGCCGCTCTCCCTTGAAGCGAAACGCATCTTCAACATGTTGGAAAACTGCATTAGTGGAGTTGAGTTTGTAGCAATGCTGCCTGCTCTCCTCCAGTTAAACAGTCTTTCTAGTGTGGTGGACAAGGACTTGAGTATGGCTCTTCAGGAGCATCAACTATTAGAAAAAAGACTGGAGACATTTGAATGTCTCATGCAGGGGTCAGACGGGGAACAAGGGAGAGAAGTTAGTAAGGCCATGGCTGGACTTGAGAAGGACATCAAGAATTCTTTGAGGGATCTGTTAAGGCTGGCAAAAGCCCATCCTGATGCCATTTCTGGTTTGAAGGCAGAGCTAGGTAAGACGCTCGCTGTAGGGGAGAGTGAGTACAAACTAATTACAGGGCTTGAGAAGTTTCAGAGCTGTGTGGTTGAAACGCTGCTGACCAGTGTGGAGGAGGATCTACATGATCAGCTGGATCTCCAAAAGTCTTCATACCAAAACCACCGTCTGGAGGTCCTAGCTTTAGAGCAAGAAAAACAAGCAATATTCATGGAGCAACAAGATGCAGAG ATCTTTGAGAAAAAGGAAGAAATCAAACGCTGCCAAGGTTTTCTGGAAGTTAACAAGAGACGTAAGGCAGGTATTTCACTTCTTCCGGGCCAGCAGAGCCAGCATACTGCATCAAAGATGAAGAAGGCCGGTAAAACACAAGCTATTGATCAACCGAACATTCTGCTCAGCAAGTTGATCTTTGAaaacagacaggcagagagagtaATCCAAGAG AAAATTGAAAAGGTGGAGACAGAAATTGAAAACTTGCTTTATACTTTTGACGCGGAAATGGAAGAAAAACAG GctaaactggatttgaacagaATGTATTATGAAAAGGAGGACGGGGAGCTGAAAACACTGGAGAAACTCTTCTCTGTCCTAGAAGTCGAGTGCAACCAGATCAAAGAGAAGCGTCGGCTGGCAGCAGAGAAGAGAATGTTGGAGGCGAAGGAGCTGGAGCTAAAGACCAAAGCTGCAATTATGGCACAAGCCTGGTGGAGAGGCTACAGTACTCGCAAGGCCTTAAAAAACAAGGGCAAAAGCAAGAAGGCCAAAAAAGGAAAAGGCAAAAAGACCAAATAA